Proteins found in one Amphiura filiformis chromosome 14, Afil_fr2py, whole genome shotgun sequence genomic segment:
- the LOC140170330 gene encoding 26S proteasome regulatory subunit 6B, with product MEEIGIVTVDKEKTEEAPVAKVEEVSLSKESTDDLYSRYKKLQRQLEFLEVQEEYIKDEQKNLKKEFLHAQEEVKRIQSVPLVIGQFLEAVDQHTGIVGSTTGSNSYVRILSTIDRELLKPSASVALHKHSNALVDVLPPEADSSITMLGADEKPDVSYSDIGGMDMQKQEIREAVELPLTHFDLYQQIGIDPPRGVLMYGPPGCGKTMLAKAVANHTTAAFIRVVGSEFVQKYLGEGPRMVRDVFRLAKENAPAIIFIDEIDAIATKRFDAQTGADREVQRILLELLNQMDGFDQTVNVKVIMATNRHDTLDPALLRPGRLDRKIEFPMPDRRQKRLIFSTICTKMNLSDEVDLEDYVARPDKISGADINAICQEAGMQAVRENRYVILVKDFEKGYRNNIKKDESEHEFYK from the exons ATGGAAGAAATTGGCATCGTAACTGTGGACAAAGAAAAG ACAGAAGAAGCTCCTGTGGCCAAGGTGGAGGAGGTTTCTTTGTCCAAAGAGAGTACCGATGATCTATACAGCAGATACAAG AAACTTCAAAGGCAGCTGGAGTTCTTGGAGGTGCAAGAAGAATACATCAAAGATGAACAGAAGAATCTGAAGAAAGAATTCCTACATGCCCAGGAAGAGGTGAAGCGCATCCAGAGTGTACCACTCGTCATTGGTCAGTTCCTGGAAGCTGTAGATCAACATACAGGCATTGTAGGCTCAACTACAG GGTCCAACTCGTATGTGCGCATCTTGAGCACCATAGACAGGGAGCTTCTCAAACCCAGCGCATCAGTAGCTCTACACAAGCACAGTAATGCACTGGTGGATGTACTACCTCCTGAGGCTGACAGCAGCATTACTATGCTGGGTGCAG ATGAGAAACCTGATGTGTCCTACTCAGACATAGGAGGTATGGACATGCAGAAGCAGGAGATCAGAGAAGCTGTAGAGTTACCACTCACCCACTTTGACTTGTACCAACAGATTGGTATAGATCCTCCTAGGGGAGTACTTATGTATGGGCCaccaggatgtggtaaaactatgCTGGCTAAAGCAGTAGCTAACCATACTACAG CTGCCTTCATTCGTGTTGTTGGCTCCGAGTTTGTACAGAAGTACCTGGGTGAAGGACCAAGGATGGTAAGAGATGTATTCCGATTAGCCAAAGAGAATGCTCCCGCCATTATCTTCATTGATGAGATTGACGCCATTGCTACCAAAAGATTTGACGCTCAAACTGGAG CTGACAGAGAGGTGCAAAGAATTTTACTTGAACTGTTGAACCAAATGGATGGCTTTGATCAAACAGTCAATGTCAAA GTCATCATGGCAACCAATCGTCATGACACTTTAGATCCAGCTCTTCTCCGTCCAGGTCGTCTTGACCGTAAGATTGAGTTCCCAATGCCAGACAGACGACAGAAGCGACTCATCTTTAGTACCATCTGCACCAAGATGAACCTGTCAGATGAAGTAGATCTGGAAGATT ATGTTGCCAGACCAGACAAGATTTCCGGTGCTGATATCAATGCTATATGCCAAGAG GCTGGTATGCAGGCAGTTCGTGAGAATCGATATGTCATCTTGGTTAAGGACTTTGAGAAAGGCTACAGAAACAACATCAAGAAGGATGAATCGGAGCATGAATTCTACAAGTAG